The Oryza sativa Japonica Group chromosome 11, ASM3414082v1 DNA window gagatcccgtgaatttgaatggtgaaacaaactattgtgtgactgagagaagagacccttgaaaagggctcattttcatgatgtgcttctcttctttcctgcatggtaggatggcttatgtcttaatgtgatccgagtggcttttccaagcagagatgttgacctgcagaacatctcagaaggaacacacctatatgagttcgactgctagtcacagtctatgaggtttgggcaatctctagatactcatgaaaggcctggagtttgacttatatgctccaaacagaggggatgcgaacggcagcccagtaccagtcaaggttctgagtgaaacctgatcacacaaaacttacaattcaaggcatagtccattgttcagttgtggtctgatgtagctcattttctaggtggaagttcaacttaacagtctccaccaaaaccctggtatatcaaacaggcacaacattgagaacatttcttatgagccttgaaatttggtggggattgttagaataattgggctaggcccaatttataatattaaatctcaaaggcccataataaatgttgaggataataataccacctcaggatttaagcgagaaatatctcaacctaaatagggagttattagaggctccctgttgaccagttgaggtgggggtcggaatgccacacgcgcgcgcgcgcgcgccgggccggggcgtgggcgagggcgaggcgtggctggctggctggcggcgtgcgtcacgtcacgtcgctatccttttgcagccactaacccacgttcccacgattccctccgcaacagcgcgtccacgttctttctcctgatagataaggaggccgcgagtccgatccgaTTTCTTagcttctttcccggtgttagtttctccctctccgcgcctgagttgctctcgcttccccgcttctgatctcttgcgcgcacgagagattggaagaagcagtgcctccgaaaccacacctttgcttgagatctgcaccgggtaggcgggtgatcaggtttttggggagtgcctcctgcacgactgctcatcgccatgtctggagttgctgccgccgctaccggcggaggtggtgcgccgccgccgacaggagctggtgcgccgccgccgacaggagctggatccggagctggtgcgccaggaggaggtgccgtgaacgactacaacaacggaggcaattctgcctcaccatccagcggagggccattctcggggtataatcttctcctcctgctactgctgttagcgctattcctgttcccattgttagcgctatactgtgtgcgctatgttcttgttcctgttctacatgatgcctctagcatgttatcgcgttactggtatgttcctgtttctgacattcatgatgcgcatagtatgctactggttatgttaagatcaccctacactgcttatgccatgatcattgtttcaatttcttggattaaaatatgccgaataatgactatatttccaacaaagAGGACCCTCTTCCCTCCTCTTAAATCTTCTTTAGAAAGGATGAATGAATGGTACATGGGCTCAATAATTGGTAAGCACGTGTGTAATACAAAAGTTGGCAGCATTTGTATAGATTTAGATGTAAGGCCCTTCACAGTGCACCGACCTGGCGCGTGATCTCGTTGCTCCAGCTCGGATTCAGGTCGACGTGGCGACGAGGCCCGCACCCTAGCTCAGCCGCTTGGCCCCTATCTGGGATGCACGTTTTCTCGCCGCAACGAGGGCACGCGGCGAAGGAAATCTGCGCTGTTGGAGTCGTTGCTTGATTCGCCTGCTCCTCGCCCTCCTCGACGACCCCACCTCGCTCCTCGCGATCCTCGACAACCCCACCGCCTGCTCGtacgacggaggcggaggcggcagggGCTTGGGTGGAGACGGATGGGGCCGCTCCAAGCTCGACGGCTGGCCTCTAGCTACAACCTTGCTCAGCGCCGCCGCTCACGAGCCCCCGTGTTGCTGAGCTTGCCGCTCCATCGTTGGGGAGGCTCAATTCGCCGGCGAGGGAGAAccacctccgcggcggcggcggcggcttcatcTTTGGCGACCACCGTGGGGGATtcgaatctctctctctctctctctctctctctctctctctctctctctgagcaCCTATCGAATCCAGCGAGAGTTTATCTCGTGAATCcggtggagggaggaggggaggaggccggtcGAGGGAGTAGGGGAGGACGCcggtggagggaggaggagaggacgccggcggaggaaggaggggagagccgaggaggaggagagacggCGTCGGGCGTgacgagggaggaggagaaaagcGGCGGGCGGGGATGAGTCTGGATGAAGGCTGATTTTTTGGGGCGTGAGGATAAGACACGGCGCACTAGTATTGTGGGGTACCGAGCACTGTGAGGTGCGTGACCTAGAGATAAAATTTGGGCCAAAATCCTCGCTGGAATGGGATGGAGGCACGCATGCCGTGCCTTGGACTACTACTGCCCTAAGGTGTCACCTTGACTTATGCGTTGAACTCATAGGCATCTGAAAGGTGGTGGGCCACCATGCTTCGCTTTAAGAACACTGCATCTACTCCCCTGTGTTTTCATATATTTTCGACTCATGCATTAGACTTGAAACTAGCAGCATACTACCGCTATGCTGGGCCTGCTATTCAACTTCTTGGATTTACATAAAAATGGGGGCTAAAAGATGCCATTTACCGCATGGGTCCAGTTCTTTTTAACTCCTTTTTATAATATGGATGTGACTAGTTGATACAATGCAGCAGGAGCTCCTCCAACTGTTTACATAtcaccaaaaagaaaaagaaaaacgatcaacacccaccacagctttctaaaaaaaagcgaatattagggaatgacctaatataaaataattagaatgggTGAGGCTTCGAAGCTAAGCCAGCTAGCCCACCACAGCTTTCTAAAACGAGGGTAATTCGAGGTTTCACTATTAGATCAAAATCATGGAAGTAAGCATCATACAAATTTGAAGAAAACGAGTCACTATTAGATCAAAATCATGGGAAGTAAGCATCACACAAATTTAAAGAGAATGAAACTGGAAAATCAAAACACACAGGGGTAGCAGAAAGCAATGGTAACAATGAGGAAATTTCAGCAATTACCTGTGAATGAGTTTGAATGTATCCGTCAAGAGCTTCACCAGCTTTGTGAACAATGCACACTAGTACAAGTGCTGTAAGAAGGGCTTCCTTTTTGTCTTTCAATCTCTTTAGTGCCCTGCCATTCTTTCCCTCTTGAACCATATTTAAGCCCTCAAGATGTATGGTgctaagagcatcaccaatgCGGCTTTTAACAATATCAAACCCGTTCAGAGAGGCTTTGCCACTGCTCTTGTTAAGGCGACCACGGAGCTGCTTTTCAGCAGCGAGCAGCAAAATTGCTGCCTGGACATGCTTCTCTTCATGCTGAATGTAATTCCATACCTCGTCGACAATGTTGTCCGTCTGTTTGGCAATTAATCTAGTCGTGTCCAAGAACATTTTCTGCATGTCAGTAGTACGTATTTGAAATGGGCTAAATGCTCTGGCAGTGGCAGTAATATAATAGAGGGATATATATAGGAATTGAATAAAGAAGAAAAACCATCTCAGGAAGACAAAGGAGGAAGATGAGGTTGATGATATGGTCCCCATGAGCCCAATGATCCTCAATGTACTTGTGCATGCTGGCATTCTCCACAGCAacatggagagggaggaggccctCAATGACGTTGTCGCCCTTGGTGCGGATGTTGGCGGACGCGCCGCagcggaagaggagcttgaccaTGTCGACGCTGAAGTTCTCGGCGGCCATGTGCAGGGGGGCGAAGCCGTAGCGGTGGCGGGTGTTGGGgtcagcgcggcggcggcaacgcaaGAGAGGAGAGGTGCCCTGGAGTGCGACCCTGGCACAACGCAGAGCGTTCTGGGAGGCCATGTTGGTGAGGATATCAGGGTAAAGAAACTCTCCCAGTCCCATGAAACCTGACCAACAATTATAGACTTGATAGAATTGCTTCACGCTATCCTTCTGAATTGCTGGACGAAGTTTCGGCAATACAACACGAACGTACGTACTTAACTTCTCCTACAATGGCAATAATATTTATGATAGattgatccatcgatcgattgcatacaataaaataaatatatatatgctggtgaggtcaaaattaattaattaattagtttgcATCCATGGATGATGGATCGAAGAAAATACGTACCTCGAACTTTTCCTCGAaatatgctttatatttaggattttttggCATGATACCATGGATAGGATCACAGTTGATGAGATCCTCAAGCTTCTGCTTCAGTGTCCATGATCCGTAATCTTCGGCTTGGCTGCCACTGGGGGCGACTGCTGGAGGACAGCTTCCATCTTCCATGGTCATCGTACGttgaactagctagctaggtggcTGCGGCGGGCGGAAACCCTAGATTGATACccgggccggcggccggcgctgcCGGAGAAGTACTGCAGAGCAGGCtcaggcggcggcagcgtcgaTCTATTCTCGCGTTTCTTTCTCGAACGTGGCCTGGGCCTCGTGGGCTAGCAATGCCGCTTGGGCCAAATGACTTATTTGgctcaattgttttttttattattattattgaatTCTACTGACTGTTTAGCTTGTTCTAGCCTTCTAGGACCATCAAAACATATTAGTCGtattgaattaaaaaaaacatattagtcgtatttaaaacaaaatttaacCATTTTAAGATTTCTTTTCATTCTTGTACAAAGTACATGTTCGAGACTTCGAGTTTGTTTTTCCCTGATAAAAGTGTCACTATAAATTATCcaatttagaattttttttggtaGAAAGTTGTATATTCTGGTAGAACTTTTAACAATTGTTGGAAGtttctaatatatatttttattttcgtATAAAGTTTATGGTTAGAATCTTCCGCATATGTGAAGAGAAATTTTACAGTCCTTGAGAGATACAAATaagtaataatatttttagtGCAAATTCTGTACTGGAGGTTCTGAGAAgtatcaaattttacattagAAAATGTAATACCTTCCAATACATTTTTAAGCACGTAAAATCACTCTTGTGTGAAAGTTTTTCGAGAGAACATGCAGACTCTGCCGTTCACTATTATATTAGAAGTAAATGTCAAACAAGGTTTAGTCAGTCACGGTGTTACATAAAGGAATACAGCTAGAGCAGTCGCCGCGTTCATGTAGAAAATTCATGGTTAGAATTTTTATAAGCACCTTTATCAATTCTTCCTCCACCGCTGAAAACTCAACCGGGAAATTGAAACCTGAAAGTATTCCTTTTCTGATGACGAGAATTTAACTTTGTGAAACGCGAATAACATTCAGCAATTCAGAACACTTCTCCTAAAATTAATTTTCCAGAACAAGTATCACAGATACACACAACGCATTGTTCGATCAGCATTCAACGTCTCCCTCATAAGAAGCAAACATTCAGCAATTCAGTATGGAAATTTGAAAGTACCCTTAATTTTGCTTCCAGAAGTCCATGTTCTTTATTGATAGAATATGACAGCTGGGGAAACTGTTTATAAAGGAGATAAAAAGCCTACAAAAGGATAAAATACTATGCTCTGTTTGGTTGTTTAATTAGTAGCCTGAATATCTCCAGAAGCACGCAAACAGAAAAAGAAAGTGAAGATGTTCCTCTGAACAAAGCAAGAAGCTAAAGGTACAGCAATCAAGCTTTCTGAAATGTGCCTGCTGCCCTTATTCACGGCAGGCCAAAAAACTCTGAGCCTGTACCATTTAGTCCAAACTCCAAACGCACATTTCGTCAGTTCAATTAAACAACTTAGTCAATACATATAGTCATGCAGATCAATCAATCTGTTGCATTTTTCTCTCTGTTGTTTCCTTTGATAAAATGTACAGGCCGCGAAAAATGTAGAGACTAATCTGCTACTGACCTAGTACTTTACAGTTGTATGCTACTACATCTTGAACATATCAACATGGTATCCCTTCTTTTACATTGTGATGTGGCAGGTGGGTATATGCACACCATATTAATCACTAGTACCAAACAATTTGACATTCTAGCTTAACACCTGTGTTAGGTAGCTGCATATGTCAATACTGGAATCGTGTTTGCTCAAGAGAAAAGATATGTTTACATAAAACAACCTCACCTGAATACCCTTCGGTTCAGTTGGTTACCTGTTCCATAGCTGTTGTACTGACTTGGAGTCGATCACTTTTACATTAGACAGGAATTTTTTCGAAGAAAGAATGTTGGATGTTGACAGACTCTACATATTCTCCTTGTTAGTTACCGTCGTTCTCACCATAACCCTCCTTAACACCCACCACCTACTACTAATGCTACAACTATTCTAGCATTTATTCTTCATAGCTCCATCTTACTCTTCGCTACTCAAGTAACTTATCTACAAGGATTCATTTGGAAATGCAAAGTAATTTCTTGGGAATGACAACTGTGAAGAGCTTTGTAGTGACAATGCAGTTATTTTGTAGTGTCAATGGTACTGCATCACTTCTATGGAAGTTTTAGGAAAATGATTCCTGTTAACTTCCAGCTTAAGGGCCATGATGTCTAGCTATTTGTTAAAGGACAATGATGACATTTACTACCATATACAACTCCATGAACCAATCCTAGCATTCCAATTCAAGTTTGGTTGATGTATGTCATGAAAACTTGACATCTGAAATTAATTATCATTGTACCTAACTTTTTGCAACAAAGATGACAATCTGTTATCTGAATGTTTTTTAATGCTTCTTTTGCTGTAACATCTTCCTTCAAAAACGTTTGTTGCACCctttttatgaaaatataatCATCTAAAAGTTTAATAAGGTTTAGAATATTAGTGACGGTCAGTACTCATGCTTGTTGGTTGCATAACTGCACACTCCTTTGGCTCCCCACCACTGCCTTCGTGCCAATTCAATCAACCATTCATAATCATTAATCTTTTTTGTCTGAGATTTCTCTCATATGTTGAGCGCAGCCAATTGTTCAGATTCATAATACACCTGGTCAGTCAAGTAACGTACAGCAGAGTGCAATTTAGAGAACATTGTGGGGCATTCAGTGCATATGCACCAACATGTGAAGCATCTTTTCAATTTTGAAAGGACAAGTAGTGGAGCACCAGGGTTGTTAAATGCCTCCAAATTGGTATCAAGCTATATATCAGCCTCAGCCTAAAATATTTTGCCAACCAAGGAAACCATCCTGATCCTGCTCATGCCAATAGCATGTTCCTTCATTTTGAAGATTGTTCCTAGTGTTAACATTTTGACTTTAGATTACCTTGAACAGAAGAAACCACATAAAGCTAAAGGGGTTGGACGTTTGCCTACTAACAGTCCTTGCAATTGAATATGTGGTAGTTAGCAGCTTAGCACCTGCATGCTTCTTCCAATACTTTTGCCAATCAGAGCTTGTGGAAATGAATCATTTGATGGGGCAAGGATTTGGCCCATTATGTAGATCCGAATTTCAACTAATAGTAGCTCCTTTTCCCTTTTTATGTTGAAGAGAAAATTCATTTGCCTGAAATATACATTATTTACTTATTACTCACAAGAGTATCTGCATCACGAGAACTTCTTTAACAGGGAAATTAATATATAGGTACATGTAGTCCTTCAAACAAAAATTCACAATTCTAAAAACTTTTGATCTCTACCTCCATAACCAAGTTACCTTTGTTAGTGTACATCACATCTTAGCTAGGTTCCTTGGACTCTAGCAAATGGAATGGTGCGATCAAACAGCAGTAAACACCAtgtttaatccattatctaaaaaaaatgcaaatgtCTAGAGCACAAGCCCAACAACTCCTACCAGAGCAAAGACCACGCAGTGTAACTGCTAACTACGAGTAGTAATCACAGTTTTAGTTATGCATATGCTAGACAATGATGGAAAGGAAGGGAGTGATTCATGGATTGATTCTATTGTCAAAAAGAAGTTGTTAATCAAGCACTTAACCTTTGTTGACATGGGGGCCATAGAGACTTGGAAAAGTCTCATCCTGTTAACAACATTTTGTTTCTTGGACTTGAAAAAAATGTTGTCTTTTGTTCTAAACAAAATGAGGCAAAAACTAAAGTTACTTTTTTGGCCAGTGGAGACTTGTGGGACTGGTGGCTCCACTGGAAATGATACGTTAATTCATTCCTCATGATTCCCTGAAACGGGAGAAAAGCTCAGTATAATTTGAGGTCAGAATTTCTTGATATAGAGGGCTCACCATATAATTATAGAAATGGCCGGTCATGCACATGCAAGATGCAACATGCATCTCTGTGATATTTATGCATGTCATAAAAATACTGATCGAAAGACTATAGCTTTAAGCACCGTTTTTAAGAACTGAACTTAAGAAATGGACGTGTTAAATACTTAGTTTACATTTGTTTTTTCTCTTGCTGAAAGTGAAGGAAGGGTTTTGataggatgaaaaaaaatcttaagatCATTATAGATAGTACTAGGTGAAGTTGATGCGTGTTGGTTCACTGATTCTTTAGTACTTGTAGGACAGAAGATAAAATCAAGAACTTGCATGGGGTTAGCATGATACCACATTGACTAAAATAACACTTGCAGTGCAAATCAAGGTCGCAGGAATGACTCTACGTTTTAACACTGCAATCCATCATGCAACACAGTAGGATCATATCTCGTTTGTGTAGTTTTAGGACAAAATCTTGAAATGTCACATTCGTTAGTCTTGGAGTGCTCTTATGATTGTGTCATGTTGTCCTGGGGGAAAACATAACTTGTGATGGACGCATCATATATCACACGAGTTACCTGAAGCGCAAATATTCCATCGCATGATCGGTTTGTAATCAAAACTGTAGCAAAATTCACTAAGTACTAATCTTGCAGAATGAATTAAAATGGAAGGAGTTACATTAACTATGAATTCATTGGCAAGTACATTGAACAATTAATTAGCCAATGCGCATGGACCATGGATTGATTGAGGAGGCAGCTTGAAATGAAGAATGCAAATGCAAGTGTGAAATTAATGATGGCATGTATATATGTAGATTAACGAGAGAATCAAGTGCTAAAGACCTACCTATTCTTTCCAACAAGAAAGCATGCAACCGGCCGGAGTCTACTACCTGTAGCCCCtttcttttcatatatatactctGATCTCATGGATGTGGTCGATCGGCCAGGCTGCTCCTATATAAAGGGCGAGCTGTATTGCAACAGATATAAGCTGCATTGCTGCACGCAATCAATTCAGTCTCAGGTCTTGTAAGCTTGCATATAGCTATCCAGATATGTTTGGTTGCTGACAATAAGCATCTTGATTGATCGACCGATCGAGTTGCAGTATATAGTTAGTTTCAGACTATCAAGCAGCATGCCAAGCAGAGGGTGTTCATGCTGGCTCTTAAGCCTGGCACTGCTCTGCTCCCTGGCTGCTGCCAAGGAGCAATACCATGAGTTTGTGGtcagtacatatatacatgatcATTTATATGCAGTTACTTAGCTCGTCTGAATCTCATCATATATATCTGCAGCAGCTAGCTTAATTTGGTTGCCATTTCATCATCTGTGCTGCAGATCAGGGAGACAACAGTGAAGAGGCTGTGCAAGAGCCACAACATAATGACGGTGAACGGTCAGTTCCCGGGGCCGACGCTGGAGATAAACGAAGGGGACTCGCTGATCATCAACCTGATAAACCGTGGGAGGTACAACATGACGCTGCACTGGCACGGGGTGCGGCAGATGAGGACGGGGTGGTCGGACGGGCCGGAGTACGTGACGCAGTGCCCGGTGAGGCCCGGGCAGAGCTACCGGTATCGCTTCAcggtggcggcgcaggaggGCACCCTCTGGTGGCACGCCCACTCCTCCTGGCTCCGCGCCACCGTCTATGGCGCCCTCCTCATCCGCCCCCGCGATGGCACCAGCTACCCCTTCGACGTCCAGCCCACCAGAGAGCTCGCCCCCATCCTGCTCGGTACGTACGTTTCTTCTGCTACATGCTTTTTAATTATTATCTGTCTCACTATTTTGGCCGCCAATTTGTTTAGTTAATTTGACTTctggtatttttctttttgcaatcgCATAGCAGATGCATACACGCCGCTACACGCACACACATGCTTCTATGTTCTTAACCTCACTGAAATCCTACCGGTTTATTCTAACACATTTTGATCATGAATTTATTATGGATGATATCGATCTATATGTTTATACATTTGCAATGTAGTACTTAAGTAATATGGTTTATTTGTTAATACCTATGATTTTATCTTTAAAGTATAAATGTTCACACACAAAAATGCCAACTCAAAATTGCAAAGtattatgaaatggagagagcatttttttttcaccactatTGCCTAGCTGGATAGTGTACACACATTACCAAACCTACAAAAAATTGTGCAACCATCATCACTGAAATTTCACGCAGCCAATCACTTACAGGTCAAAAGGTATGTCCTGGCCGAAATGCAAAAGATTTATAaagccaaagaaaaagaagatgcaTTTTTATGCttcctctatatttttttttcatgatcaGGAATAGCATGCCGCGAGCTAATGATAGTTATAGCACATTAATTTATTGGAATTAAATTGATCTCAGAGCCACGATTGGTCGGTCGGTACCATTGCTATAGTGTGGGGTCAAGCTGTCATAATTTAGCTGCTTTTCACGCATGTTAACGGCTattaggccagtcacaatgggggtttcactggtgtgtcatgcacatttaataggggtaagactgaataaaaaatgattatttgcatgaaatggggatgagagagaaggaaagagtttcatcctggtgaaactcgtcagcgtcgtttccaagtcctcggtaacagagtgaaacccccgttgaggccgattcgtttcattcaccggatctcttgcgtccgcctccgccgtgcgacctccgcattctcccgcgccgcgccggattttgggtacaaatgatcccagcaacttgtatcaattaaatgctttgcttagtcttggaaacgtcaaagtgaaacccctccactgtggggattgtttcataaaagatttcatttgagagaagatggtataatattttgggtagccgtgcaatgacactagccattgtgactggccttatCATTGTTATCAACCACATCTTCCtttcatcagaaaaaaaaaaaacagctttcTAGCCCTTAGGTTGGTTGGTACCAGCTTACTACAAGCTGCTTAGCTCAAAGTCAAAACACATGCATGAGTCAGGGCAGGGTTACCAAACAAGTAAGCATCAGTGTATCATAGCTTTCCAAAGAGCCATACATGATCTATCTCAAGAAAAAGCTAGCTAACCAATCATGTTTATGTATCAAAAACTTCATCATTGTGCATGTTTCTCAGATCCTTCTTTACTCATCAATCTGAATTCTGGCGCAAAACTTAAACATGCACATGCTGCCTATGCAAAATTGATGCTGAAAGCATGCTCAATGCTCAATATTCCTCAGAGCTAGCCAGCTACTTTTACAAACATTTTTATACTCCTACATGTACCTGAACCTTAAGAACTAAGATATCATCTTTCTCCTACAAAGTACATTTGAGGTTTGTCTCAAAGTTTTGCTCCCtaataattaagaaaatattctCAATGAATGTGCAATGCAAGGTTGCAATACATACTTTTTATTTGTTAACAAAAGAAGGTTGCATTAAAAGTTATCAATTTGTAGAGAGATGCATACACTAGTCTGAACATGTCAAAAGTGAAGAAAATGTTCTTAGGAGCATATGTCCCATTGTTTGAAAAGGTTCGTCCTCAGTCCTCAAAAGTAGAACTTTCGGGGAAACCACATAATCAAAAATTGCACAATTCAGCCATTTATTCAGAATGTCGTTGTGAGCTTGTAGCCGACATGGCTCAATGTATAGGGTTAGCTATTCCCTTTTGTATTTTTAGTGGTTGAATAAGAGGAATTCGTATTTTTAAGCAAAAGAACATGTTGGTAGTTACAGGGGTCACTTGAGCACAAGAAAAAGACAAAGATTAGTTGAAGGTTGAATGGTTAATAGTTGATACACTACAAGTCTGATAAGCAAAATGGTTTGGTGCTACTGTACTGCTAATTAAGGCCATGGATTTCCATGTTGCAAATCCATGTTTACTCTGGCAGTTTGGTACAATTAACAGAAGGAATGTCACTATACCAGCAGGCTCATTACATGTTTGATTCTCAATAAATTAAAATCAGTAAAATCATATTCTCTCCGGTTAAAAATACGGTATTTTTTTCGCAAACGTGTAAAataattgcacgtcaatatattaaaagaaaaaagtttTTGTTATATAACACAATTAGCCATACCAGTTTATAtcaagagaagagagaaaaagaaaaacaaaagctgaagtgGAAAAAACTTCTACAGCGGCTAAACGCAACTCTGAACGTTTTAAAATACAGTCAAACTGATTTATactaaaataagtttataaaatataattagtTTACGATATTATAATTTTCAATGCAAATCcacgtatatttttttaagaaaatctaagcatttttttaaaaaaaattaatgtttgaaatttaaaattttttatcaaATCTGAGGAGTTGAGCCCTGAAACGTGTAAAATTGGTTACAGGGGAGTGGTGGGACATGAACCCCGTCGACGTGGTGCGCGCCGCCACGCGCACCGGCGCTGCTCCCAACATCTCCGACGCCCTCACCGTCAACGCCCAGCCCGGCGACCTCTACAGCTGCTCCTCCCACGACACGGCCGTCTTCCCCGTCACCTCCGGCGAGACCAACCTCCTCCGCTTCATCAACGCCGCGCTCAACACGGAGCTCTTCGTCTCCCTCGCCGGTCACAACAtgaccgtcgtcgccgccgacgcctcctACACCAAACCGTACaccacctccctcctcctcctcgcccccgGCCAGACCACCGACGTCCTCGTCACCTTCGACCAACCTCCCGGCCGCTACTacctcgccgcccgcgcctacGCCAGCGCCCAGGGCGTCCCCTTCgacaacaccaccaccaccgccatctTCGACTACGGCGCCGCCAACAACGCCTccagcgccgccatcgccatgccTACCCTCCCGGCGTACAacgacaccaccgccgccaccgccttcacGACGAACCTGCGCGGCCTCCGCAAGGCGGAGCTCCCGTCGCGCGTGGACGAGAGCCTCTTCTTcaccgtcggcgtcggcctctTCAACTGCACCAACGCCACGGCGCAGCAGTGCGGCGGGCCCAACGGGACGCGGTTCGCGGCGAGCATCAACAACGTCTCCTTCGTgctcccctcctccacctccatccTCCAGGCGCACCACCACGGCGCGCCCGGCGGCGTGTTCACCGCCGACTTCCCGGCCAACCCGCCGGTGCAGTTCGACTACACGGCGCAGAACGTGAGCCGCGCGCTGTGGCAGCCGGTGGCGGGCACCAAGGTGTACAAGCTCAAGTACGGCTCCGCCGTGCAGGTGGTGCTCCAGGGCACCAACATCTTCGCCGGCGAGAACCACCCCATCCACCTCCACGGCTACGACTTCTACATCCTCGCCGAGGGGTTGGGCAacttcgacgccggcgccgacacggGCA harbors:
- the LOC107277400 gene encoding uncharacterized protein produces the protein MTMEDGSCPPAVAPSGSQAEDYGSWTLKQKLEDLINCDPIHGIMPKNPKYKAYFEEKFEEKLSTYVRVVLPKLRPAIQKDSVKQFYQVYNCWSGFMGLGEFLYPDILTNMASQNALRCARVALQGTSPLLRCRRRADPNTRHRYGFAPLHMAAENFSVDMVKLLFRCGASANIRTKGDNVIEGLLPLHVAVENASMHKYIEDHWAHGDHIINLIFLLCLPEMKMFLDTTRLIAKQTDNIVDEVWNYIQHEEKHVQAAILLLAAEKQLRGRLNKSSGKASLNGFDIVKSRIGDALSTIHLEGLNMVQEGKNGRALKRLKDKKEALLTALVLVCIVHKAGEALDGYIQTHSQVRHDDIVEHVSSILKSNGIAHSGKSIDTGKFECYQHDGGMPIGKSDSQRVGYGETIEADKSSSDTGEVSKMILGKQPPKGLAIKEVRNMFFPYWKSVLSRRLQLKIVPSCQPSRKDLLSAEASRKGTKSIDHPCNTIKSMGDRGLMSSESRRMLYTVASMSRKVFKRT
- the LOC4349566 gene encoding putative laccase-17 is translated as MPSRGCSCWLLSLALLCSLAAAKEQYHEFVIRETTVKRLCKSHNIMTVNGQFPGPTLEINEGDSLIINLINRGRYNMTLHWHGVRQMRTGWSDGPEYVTQCPVRPGQSYRYRFTVAAQEGTLWWHAHSSWLRATVYGALLIRPRDGTSYPFDVQPTRELAPILLGEWWDMNPVDVVRAATRTGAAPNISDALTVNAQPGDLYSCSSHDTAVFPVTSGETNLLRFINAALNTELFVSLAGHNMTVVAADASYTKPYTTSLLLLAPGQTTDVLVTFDQPPGRYYLAARAYASAQGVPFDNTTTTAIFDYGAANNASSAAIAMPTLPAYNDTTAATAFTTNLRGLRKAELPSRVDESLFFTVGVGLFNCTNATAQQCGGPNGTRFAASINNVSFVLPSSTSILQAHHHGAPGGVFTADFPANPPVQFDYTAQNVSRALWQPVAGTKVYKLKYGSAVQVVLQGTNIFAGENHPIHLHGYDFYILAEGLGNFDAGADTGKFNVEDPPMRNTVGVPVNGWAVIRFVADNPGVWLMHCHLDVHITWGLAMAFLVDDGVGELQSLEAPPPDLPLC